From the genome of Psychrilyobacter atlanticus DSM 19335, one region includes:
- a CDS encoding potassium channel family protein — protein sequence MKNYLVIGLGRFGSSIAQTLYEADSEVLAIDTNEELVQEAINNNLVDNALILDATDENALKEIGAGNFDIAFIGIGSNIQASIMTTLNLKELGVKKIIAKAVSKSHGKVLKKIGADDVIYPEEYMGHRIAMLAMEPNMMEHMRFSKDFLLVEFKAPASFLGKNLMELAVRDSYNINIIGIKKSDGELNSSPRATSVIEKGDTLLVITDSKTARELENLK from the coding sequence ATGAAGAACTATTTAGTTATAGGCCTAGGGAGGTTTGGATCGAGTATTGCACAGACACTTTATGAAGCTGATAGTGAGGTCCTGGCAATAGATACAAACGAAGAGCTGGTTCAAGAAGCTATAAACAATAATCTAGTGGATAATGCTCTGATACTTGATGCTACCGATGAAAATGCATTGAAGGAGATAGGTGCCGGTAATTTTGATATAGCCTTTATAGGAATAGGAAGTAATATTCAGGCAAGCATCATGACAACTTTAAACTTAAAGGAATTAGGTGTTAAAAAAATTATAGCAAAGGCAGTCAGTAAGAGTCATGGGAAAGTATTGAAAAAAATAGGTGCCGATGATGTAATATACCCAGAAGAATATATGGGACATAGGATAGCTATGCTGGCTATGGAGCCTAACATGATGGAACATATGAGATTTTCAAAAGATTTCTTATTGGTAGAGTTTAAAGCTCCCGCATCATTTTTGGGGAAAAATTTAATGGAATTAGCTGTAAGAGATTCATATAATATAAATATAATAGGAATAAAAAAAAGTGATGGAGAGCTGAATTCAAGCCCTAGAGCGACAAGTGTGATTGAAAAAGGTGATACACTCTTGGTTATCACGGACTCTAAAACAGCCAGAGAATTAGAAAATTTAAAGTAA
- the mnmG gene encoding tRNA uridine-5-carboxymethylaminomethyl(34) synthesis enzyme MnmG has product MHEFDVIVVGAGHAGCEAALASARMGMKTAIFSITLDNIGVMSCNPSIGGPAKSHLVKEIDALGGEMGRNIDKTFVQIRVLNTKKGPAVRSLRAQADKQSYHMEMKKTIENTENLDSIQGMVTEVVVEDNKVVGIKTQEGVTYSAKTVIIAAGTFMRGLIHIGDKKFQGGRMGELPSNDLPLSLKKAGLELGRFKTGTPPRIDFRSMNFDRLEEQPGNFEQLLKFSNRTLNKDVEGREQIPCYVTYTNPDVHNVITQNKSKSPLFNGTIEGTGPRYCPSIEDKVFRYAEKEKHHLFLEKEGYGTNEVYISGFSTSLPAEVQEKMVKNIYGLEEAKIMRYAYAIEYDYVLPEELQYSLETKKVENLFLAGQINGTSGYEEAAGQGLLAGMNAARKLQGKEPIILDRADSYLGTLVDDLVTKGTNEPYRMFTARSEYRLLLREDNADLRLSKIGYEAGLLDEATYNLVEKKKKDVLEIVEKLSLNLGSSNKRIAEVLIKKNSGDLKSGTTLLELLKRPRLDYKDIKYIAEIIDGFELGEYPEDTEYQVEVQVKYDGYIKKSLKMIEKHKALEERLIPKDFDYDVVSGITGEAKEKLIEKKPLNIGQASRISGVSPADISVLLMVLKIRGDK; this is encoded by the coding sequence ATGCATGAATTTGATGTAATAGTAGTAGGAGCAGGACATGCAGGTTGTGAAGCAGCCTTAGCATCTGCAAGAATGGGAATGAAAACAGCAATATTTAGTATAACTTTGGATAACATAGGAGTAATGTCATGTAATCCATCTATCGGAGGGCCTGCTAAATCTCACTTGGTAAAAGAGATAGATGCTCTTGGTGGAGAGATGGGAAGAAACATCGACAAAACTTTTGTACAAATAAGAGTTTTAAATACAAAGAAAGGACCAGCGGTAAGGTCTCTTCGTGCTCAAGCTGATAAACAGAGTTATCACATGGAGATGAAAAAAACTATAGAGAATACAGAAAATCTAGATTCTATCCAGGGTATGGTAACGGAAGTTGTAGTAGAGGATAATAAAGTTGTAGGTATAAAAACTCAAGAAGGAGTAACTTACTCAGCTAAGACGGTTATCATAGCGGCAGGAACGTTTATGAGAGGTCTTATCCATATTGGAGATAAAAAGTTTCAAGGTGGAAGGATGGGAGAACTGCCGTCAAATGATCTGCCTCTATCACTAAAAAAAGCCGGATTAGAGTTAGGAAGATTTAAGACAGGAACTCCTCCAAGAATTGATTTTAGAAGTATGAATTTCGACAGGTTAGAGGAACAACCAGGAAATTTTGAGCAGCTTCTAAAGTTTTCTAATAGAACTTTAAATAAAGATGTAGAAGGAAGGGAACAAATCCCTTGTTATGTAACATATACAAACCCAGATGTACATAATGTAATAACTCAAAATAAATCTAAGTCACCTCTATTCAATGGAACTATCGAGGGGACAGGACCGAGATATTGCCCGTCTATCGAAGATAAGGTATTTAGATATGCAGAGAAGGAAAAACATCATCTGTTTTTAGAAAAAGAGGGGTATGGAACTAATGAAGTATATATAAGTGGATTTTCAACTTCACTCCCTGCAGAAGTTCAAGAGAAGATGGTAAAAAATATCTATGGATTAGAAGAGGCAAAGATCATGAGATATGCCTATGCCATAGAATATGACTATGTGTTACCTGAAGAATTACAATACAGTTTAGAGACTAAAAAAGTAGAAAATCTGTTTTTAGCAGGACAAATTAACGGAACTTCTGGATATGAAGAAGCTGCCGGACAGGGTCTTTTGGCAGGGATGAATGCAGCTAGAAAATTACAGGGAAAGGAGCCTATCATATTAGATAGAGCCGACTCATACCTGGGAACTCTAGTAGACGACCTGGTAACTAAAGGAACCAATGAGCCATATAGAATGTTTACTGCTAGAAGTGAATACAGACTCCTACTTAGAGAGGACAATGCTGATCTTAGACTTTCTAAAATAGGTTATGAAGCAGGATTATTAGATGAAGCGACTTATAACTTAGTAGAAAAGAAGAAAAAAGATGTTTTAGAGATCGTTGAAAAATTATCTTTAAATTTAGGGTCGAGTAACAAAAGAATTGCAGAGGTATTGATCAAGAAAAACAGTGGGGATCTAAAATCAGGGACTACCCTGTTAGAACTATTGAAAAGACCAAGATTAGACTATAAAGATATTAAATATATCGCTGAAATTATAGATGGATTTGAGTTAGGAGAATATCCTGAGGATACTGAATACCAGGTAGAGGTTCAGGTTAAATATGACGGATATATAAAAAAATCATTAAAGATGATAGAAAAGCATAAAGCGCTGGAAGAAAGATTAATTCCCAAAGATTTCGACTATGATGTAGTTAGTGGAATAACTGGTGAAGCCAAGGAAAAATTAATAGAGAAAAAACCTTTAAATATAGGGCAGGCTTCTAGGATATCTGGTGTATCCCCGGCAGATATATCTGTATTACTTATGGTTTTAAAGATAAGAGGTGATAAATAA
- the rsmG gene encoding 16S rRNA (guanine(527)-N(7))-methyltransferase RsmG encodes MKEFFYEGLKKIGLELDETTVDMLLEYGNLLLETNKHTNLTAIRDEKTMYEKHFLDSLLLQNKIPSGVKKAMDIGTGAGFPGMVLAIANPNINFTLMDSVSKKTKFLEMVAEKLNLSNVEVVNMRAEDYIKLENKRETYDLGLCRGVSKFNVILEYMVPFLKVGATFLAQKMDYQEELEYSKNAFEILNSKIVKVDELKLPFCEDARYIFEIKKMEETDEKYPRRAGIPLKRPL; translated from the coding sequence ATGAAAGAATTTTTTTATGAAGGACTAAAAAAAATAGGCTTAGAACTGGATGAAACTACTGTAGATATGTTATTAGAGTATGGAAACTTATTGTTAGAGACCAATAAACACACTAATTTAACAGCTATTAGAGATGAAAAAACTATGTATGAAAAACATTTTTTAGATTCTTTATTACTGCAAAATAAAATACCTTCTGGTGTTAAAAAAGCTATGGATATAGGAACAGGAGCAGGGTTTCCTGGGATGGTATTAGCTATTGCCAACCCTAATATAAACTTCACTTTGATGGACTCTGTAAGTAAAAAAACAAAATTTTTAGAGATGGTGGCAGAAAAATTAAATCTATCTAATGTAGAAGTAGTAAATATGAGAGCGGAAGATTATATAAAATTGGAAAACAAAAGAGAAACTTATGACCTTGGGTTATGCAGAGGAGTATCAAAGTTTAATGTAATATTGGAATATATGGTTCCCTTTCTAAAAGTTGGAGCTACATTTCTAGCACAAAAGATGGACTATCAAGAGGAGTTGGAATACTCTAAAAATGCATTTGAAATATTAAACAGTAAAATAGTAAAGGTGGATGAATTAAAATTACCATTTTGTGAAGATGCAAGATATATATTTGAAATAAAAAAAATGGAAGAGACTGATGAGAAATATCCAAGAAGAGCAGGGATACCACTTAAAAGACCACTGTAA